A window of the Arachis duranensis cultivar V14167 chromosome 5, aradu.V14167.gnm2.J7QH, whole genome shotgun sequence genome harbors these coding sequences:
- the LOC107487913 gene encoding uncharacterized protein LOC107487913: MVCAISPPFSALSLQRLSVRNATSYSSKPQKITNKPVTALPGAVPSGRRQLLLLLTASAGLAAKEAVAEDIPLFGIRKSLKRVEEEAEEIVREGFEAADKGLESAEKGLETAERGLEAAEKGIETAEREITSAVSFGDLAQAGVVAGAEFLGVLVATAVVNGILGPEAQKSS, translated from the coding sequence ATGGTTTGTGCAATTTCACCACCGTTTTCAGCTCTCTCTCTTCAACGTCTCAGCGTGCGCAATGCGACGTCGTACTCAAGTAAGCCGCAGAAGATAACTAACAAGCCAGTAACGGCTTTACCGGGTGCCGTTCCCTCGGGGCGGAGGCAGCTGCTTTTGTTACTGACGGCGTCTGCGGGATTGGCGGCAAAGGAAGCGGTTGCGGAGGATATTCCACTGTTCGGGATACGGAAGAGTTTGAAGAGGGTGGAGGAAGAGGCCGAGGAGATCGTGAGGGAAGGATTTGAAGCCGCGGACAAGGGCCTCGAGTCAGCAGAGAAGGGGCTGGAGACGGCGGAGAGAGGGCTAGAGGCGGCGGAGAAGGGGATAGAGACGGCGGAGAGGGAGATAACGTCTGCAGTGAGCTTTGGGGATTTGGCGCAGGCGGGAGTGGTGGCCGGAGCGGAGTTTTTGGGGGTTTTGGTTGCGACGGCAGTGGTGAACGGTATTCTTGGGCCTGAAGCTCAAAAATCATCGTGA
- the LOC107487827 gene encoding uncharacterized protein LOC107487827 — MYHYYLDTCKNQTVRVELLISGSGSGSGSILRFPFHFFVFCARISNPNSNLAVVRTVNPTEHEKSGITVDATVESTAQGGAESVSVSNGDNAGEASGSDPQKSLEFADELMEKGNTAMKENDFGEAADNFSRALEIRVSRYGELAPECVHTYYKYGCALLYKAQEEADPLADVPKKEDGSQHGSTKDGSMKSSVNAESSTASFSSNIEQDVTSTDQGPAVDDESAKNDQEEDEEDSDAEDLAEADEDESDLDLAWKMLDIARAIVEKHSVNTIEQVDILSALADVALEREDFETSLSDYQKALSILEQLVEPDDRKIADLNFRICLCLEVGSRPQEAIPYCEKATSVCKARLHRLTEEVKRILDSTSSVSESQQNVQTSEFENSVSDKQAEIETLKGLSSELEKKLEDLQQLVLNPKSILSEILGIAAAKAGAKESSPGKVSSSQMATADSSAGFDSPTISTAHTNGSTGVTHLGVVGRGVKRPSNSSVPEASAPKKPSLESTDGKGDGDKS, encoded by the exons ATGTATCACTATTACCTTGACACGTGTAAAAACCAAACGGTGCGGGTTGAATTGCTTATTTCCGGTTCCGGTTCCGGTTCCGGTTCTATTTTGCGctttccttttcattttttcGTATTTTGCGCCAGAATATCAAACCCTAACTCAAACCTTGCTGTTGTTCGAACCGTAAACCCTACCGAGCATGAAAAGAGCGGAATCACTGTGGATGCTACCGTGGAATCCACAGCGCAAGGCGGAGCGGAGTCGGTTTCGGTTTCCAACGGCGACAACGCCGGAGAAGCTTCTGGTAGTGATCCTCAGAAGTCCTTGGAGTTCGCGGATGAGCTAATGGAGAAGGGGAACACGGCCATGAAAGAGAACGATTTTGGAGAGGCAGCTGATAACTTCAGCCGCGCTCTTGAGATCAG aGTTTCCCGCTATGGTGAACTTGCTCCCGAGTGTGTACACACCTACTACAAATATGGCTGCGCACTGTTATACAAGGCTCAGGAGGAAGCTGATCCTTTGGCTGATGTGCCCAAGAAGGAGGATGGATCTCAACATGGCTCCACAAAAGATGGATCTATGAAGAGTTCTGTAAATGCTGAATCTTCTACTGCATCTTTTTCAAGCAACATTGAGCAGGATGTAACTTCAACTGACCAGGGTCCAGCAGTGGATGATG AGTCTGCTAAGAATGACCaggaagaagatgaggaggataGTGATGCTGAGGACTTGGCAGAAGCTGATGAAGATGAGTCTGACCTGGACTTGGCATGGAAAATGCTTGATATAGCTAGAGCCATTGTTGAAAAGCACTCTGTCAACACAATAGAACAAGTGGACATATTATCAGCATTGGCAGATGTTGCATTGGAAAGAG AGGATTTTGAAACTTCTCTCTCTGATTACCAGAAGGCACTATCCATTTTAGAACAGCTGGTTGAACCAGATGATAGGAAAATTGCTGACTT AAATTTCCGTATATGTTTGTGTTTGGAGGTTGGTTCTAGACCTCAAGAAGCAATTCCTTATTGTGAAAAGGCTACATCTGTTTGTAAAGCAAGGTTACATCGGCTGACAGAAGAAGTAAAGAGGATTTTGGACTCAACATCCTCTGTTTCCGAGTCACAACAGAATGTACAAACATCTGAGTTTGAAAACTCGGTTTCAGATAAACAGGCAGAGATTGAAACTCTCAAAGGTCTCTCAAGTGAATTGGAAAAGAAG CTTGAAGATCTGCAGCAGCTGGTTTTGAatccaaaatcaattctttCCGAGATCCTGGGAATAGCAGCTGCCAAGGCAGGTGCAAAGGAATCATCTCCAGGAAAAGTGAGCTCCTCACAGATGGCTACTGCTGACAGCAGTGCAGGTTTTGACTCTCCAACCATTTCCACTGCTCACACCAATGGATCCACCGGAGTCACACATCTTGGTGTGGTAGGTAGGGGAGTTAAGCGTCCATCAAATTCCAGTGTACCAGAAGCCAGCGCACCAAAAAAACCATCACTAGAATCAACTGATGGCAAAGGTGATGGCGACAAATCTTGA
- the LOC107487910 gene encoding BTB/POZ domain-containing protein At5g66560, translating into MATEKKLSSKGQAWFCTTGLPSDIVVEVDDMNFHLHKFPLMSKSRKLHQLITEQEAKHSSAARPEEAQSEDEEEDQILEQHFQLTFTEFPGGSEAFELAAKFCYGVKIDLSPSNVASLRCAGEFLEMTEEYSEDNLISKTERFLSSSVLNSIKDSITTLKSCERLMPMAEELGIASRCIDSIVSRASSVDPALFGWPVNDAGADSIAAASGSASKQAMWNGIETAARRRRNGVIRGGGVTGGGGGGSGSGGYSWFEEISLLGMPLFKQLILAMKEAEMNSEITESCLMHYAKKHIPGVSRSIRKPLPSSSSSSSSLATEAEQKDLLETIVSNLPLEKSSKPSTATRFLFGLLRTANILNASEDCRDVLEKKIGSQLEEATLDDLLIPSYSYLNETLYDVDCVERILGHFLDGIEHRSASEIDGGDSVPRSPALMLVGKLIDGYLSEIASDSNLKASKFYNLAISLPDEARLFDDGLYRAVDVYLKAHPWVSEQEREKICGVLDCRKLTLEACTHAAQNERLPLRAVVQVLFFEQLQLRQAIAGTLMATAEPGRPSVAAAALVERGSFGGVEEAGEGNRVGSDTWRVAVRDNQVLRLDMDSMRTRVHQLERECSSMRKTIEKMGQAGLQEEGAWWDPFALGRKFGCKFKTHVCDSHGPTAIDKGTSRPNQLQPHRPRRE; encoded by the exons ATGGCGACAGAGAAAAAACTCTCCTCAAAAGGGCAAGCATG GTTCTGCACAACGGGATTGCCGAGTGATATTGTTGTTGAGGTTGATGACATGAACTTCCATCTTCACAAG ttccCTCTCATGTCAAAAAGTAGGAAGCTCCACCAACTTATAACGGAGCAAGAAGCCAAACATTCCTCCGCCGCAAGGCCCGAAGAAGCGCAATCAGAGgacgaagaagaagatcaaATCTTAGAACAACACTTTCAGTTAACGTTTACAGAGTTCCCCGGCGGTTCCGAGGCTTTTGAATTGGCTGCGAAGTTCTGCTACGGTGTCAAAATCGACTTGTCCCCTTCCAACGTGGCTTCTCTTCGCTGTGCCGGAGAGTTTCTAGAGATGACGGAGGAGTACTCCGAAGACAACCTCATCTCCAAGACAGAAAGGTTCCTCTCTAGCTCCGTTCTCAACAGCATCAAGGACTCCATTACAACGTTGAAATCCTGCGAGCGTTTAATGCCTATGGCAGAGGAATTAGGCATCGCGAGCAGGTGTATTGATTCCATCGTCTCCAGAGCCTCTTCGGTTGATCCGGCATTGTTCGGCTGGCCGGTGAACGATGCCGGAGCCGACAGCATAGCCGCGGCTAGTGGCTCTGCGTCAAAGCAGGCCATGTGGAATGGAATTGAAactgcagcaagaagaagaagaaatggcgTGATTAGAGGAGGAGGAGTCACCGGTGGTGGTGGCGGCGGCAGCGGCAGTGGTGGATATTCATGGTTTGAGGAGATCTCGCTTCTAGGTATGCCTCTCTTCAAGCAATTGATTCTCGCAATGAAGGAGGCTGAGATGAATTCAGAGATAACGGAGAGCTGCCTCATGCATTACGCAAAGAAACACATTCCCGGCGTTTCAAGGTCTATCCGGAAACCATTGCCATCGTCTTCGTCTTCCTCTTCGTCGTTAGCTACCGAAGCAGAACAGAAAGATCTGCTAGAGACTATAGTCTCAAACCTTCCGCTCGAGAAGAGTTCTAAGCCTTCAACCGCCACGAGGTTCCTTTTCGGTCTGTTACGAACCGCCAACATTCTTAATGCTTCGGAAGATTGCAGAGACGTATTGGAAAAGAAGATAGGATCACAGCTCGAAGAAGCCACGCTCGACGACCTTCTCATTCCCAGCTACTCCTACCTCAACGAAACCCTATACGACGTGGATTGCGTAGAGAGGATTCTAGGGCACTTCTTGGACGGTATCGAACACCGAAGCGCTTCGGAAATCGATGGAGGCGACAGCGTTCCTAGATCGCCGGCGCTCATGCTCGTAGGAAAACTCATTGACGGCTATCTTTCCGAGATCGCTTCCGATTCGAATCTCAAGGCCTCAAAATTCTACAACCTTGCAATCTCGCTTCCCGATGAAGCGAGACTCTTCGACGACGGTCTCTACCGTGCCGTTGACGTCTATCTAAAG GCGCATCCGTGGGTTTCGGAAcaggagagagagaagatttGCGGAGTGCTGGACTGTCGGAAGCTTACTCTAGAGGCATGCACGCACGCCGCGCAGAACGAGAGGCTTCCGCTGCGAGCGGTGGTTCAGGTTCTCTTCTTCGAGCAGCTCCAGCTGCGGCAAGCAATCGCCGGCACTCTGATGGCGACGGCGGAGCCAGGGAGGCCCTCGGTGGCGGCCGCCGCATTGGTGGAGAGAGGTAGTTTTGGTGGGGTGGAAGAAGCAGGTGAGGGAAATCGTGTGGGGAGTGACACGTGGCGCGTGGCTGTCAGGGACAATCAGGTGCTGCGCTTGGACATGGATAGCATGCGGACGCGAGTGCATCAGCTGGAGCGCGAGTGTTCCTCCATGAGAAAGACGATCGAGAAGATGGGCCAGGCCGGCCTACAGGAAGAGGGGGCCTGGTGGGACCCGTTTGCCCTGGGAAGGAAATTTGGTTGTAAATTCAAGACTCATGTTTGTGACTCGCATGGGCCGACGGCTATTGACAAGGGCACGAGTAGGCCCAACCAGCTGCAGCCCCACCGTCCTCGTCGTGAATAA
- the LOC107487911 gene encoding wall-associated receptor kinase-like 14 has product MFLLHHHHTSFFIVLTILMALTRARNLTNCDRHCGGKTLNYPFGFSEGCEVKLNCTEDQVKVGGFLVQNITASTIFISIPAKCNRTMGSIKPLFNDNFAPTWNNSFLVQNCTEEQGGCVIPASTFTGGQAEVESCDSSSGNISCFTPQSQKQRNNVVVGDVLSYDELKNTRCKFLFSSVALGQSKELLFLQFQVVELGWWIQGSCHDSGCSQNATCTEVTNPQGKNSSGFRCQCLHGFQGDGFINGTGCRRVLSCSASTVTSGGCGKTTKIGVIVGVITTGVLAVAVLLSLVCYCARRRSAWLSKHTTAKRLLREAAGNSSVPFYPYKEIERATNSFSDKQRLGTGAFGTVYAGKLHNDEWVAIKKIRHRDTNGVDQVMNEIKLLSSVSHANLVRLLGCCIEEGEQILVYEYMPNGTLSQHLQRERGKGLPWTIRLTIATETAKAIAYLHSAIHPPIYHRDIKSSNILLDYSFKSKVADFGLSRLGMTETSHISTAPQGTPGYVDPQYHQNFHLSDKSDVYSFGVVLVEIITALKVVDFGRQQSEVNLAALAVDRIRRGAIDEIIDPFLEPHQDAWTLYSIHKVAELAFRCLAFHSDMRPSMMEVAEELEHIKRSGWASTEENMCLASSVGSGNSSPRRGSDKSLGGIKLNKAGQGNEILIVTQKTGSFLKSMEAKDSSPVSVQDPWSSGHSSPSTNSLLDNAVH; this is encoded by the exons ATGTTTCTTCTTCATCACCACCACACAAGCTTCTTTATCGTGCTCACAATCTTGATGGCTTTGACGAGAGCACGAAACTTGACGAACTGCGATCGCCATTGCGGAGGGAAAACCCTGAACTACCCTTTTGGGTTCTCAGAAGGCTGCGAAGTGAAACTGAACTGTACCGAAGACCAAGTCAAAGTTGGCGGCTTTCTGGTTCAGAACATCACAGCTAGCACCATTTTCATCAGCATACCCGCGAAATGCAACCGCACCATGGGATCTATTAAGCCACTCTTCAATGACAATTTTGCCCCCACGTGGAACAACAGCTTCCTCGTGCAGAACTGCACGGAGGAGCAAGGTGGCTGCGTTATCCCCGCCTCCACCTTCACAGGCGGCCAGGCTGAGGTGGAGAGCTGCGACAGCAGCAGCGGTAACATCAGTTGTTTCACCCCGCAGAGCCAGAAACAGAGAAACAACGTTGTTGTTGGTGATGTTTTGAGTTACGATGAATTGAAAAACACTCGTTGCAAGTTCTTGTTCTCTTCGGTTGCTCTTGGGCAGAGCAAGGAGCTATTATTTCTGCAGTTTCAGGTGGTTGAGTTGGGGTGGTGGATTCAGGGTTCTTGTCATGATTCTGGTTGTTCTCAAAACGCTACCTGTACAGAGGTAACAAATCCTCAGGGGAAAAATAGTTCAGGGTTTCGCTGCCAGTGCCTTCATGGCTTCCAGGGAGATGGTTTCATCAACGGTACCGGTTGCCGGAGAG TTTTAAGTTGCAGTGCATCAACAGTAACATCGGGGGGATGTGGAAAAACAACCAAAATAGGTGTTATTGTTGGAG TGATCACAACTGGAGTATTGGCTGTGGCTGTTCTTCTGTCTCTTGTATGCTACTGTGCCAGGCGCCGTTCTGCTTGGTTGAGCAAACATACAACAGCAAAGCGCCTCTTGCGTGAAGCTGCAGGCAACTCCAGTGTACCTTTCTACCCTTACAAAGAAATTGAAAGAGCAACAAATTCGTTCTCTGACAAGCAAAGGCTGGGAACTGGGGCTTTTGGTACAGTTTATGCTGGAAAACTTCACAATGATGAGTGGGTTGCTATAAAAAAGATAAGGCACAGAGATACCAACGGTGTTGACCAAGTCATGAATGAGATCAAGCTCCTTTCTTCTGTGAGTCATGCTAATCTAGTTCGCCTTCTTGGTTGCTGCATAGAGGAGGGAGAGCAGATCCTTGTTTACGAATATATGCCTAATGGAACACTTTCTCAGCATCTGCAAAGAGAGAGGGGTAAAGGTCTTCCATGGACAATAAGACTTACTATTGCAACTGAAACTGCTAAAGCAATCGCATATCTTCATTCAGCAATTCATCCACCAATTTACCACAGAGACATCAAATCCAGTAATATACTCTTGGATTACAGCTTCAAATCTAAAGTTGCcgattttgggctttctaggcTTGGCATGACAGAAACATCACATATCTCAACTGCTCCACAAGGGACTCCGGGTTATGTTGATCCCCAATACCACCAGAACTTCCATCTTTCTGATAAAAGTGATGTCTACAGCTTTGGAGTGGTTTTGGTAGAGATAATAACTGCCTTGAAAGTGGTTGATTTCGGTCGACAGCAAAGTGAGGTCAATTTAGCAGCACTTGCTGTTGATAGGATTAGGAGGGGTGCCATAGATGAGATCATAGATCCCTTCCTTGAACCACATCAAGATGCTTGGACACTCTATTCAATTCATAAGGTGGCTGAGCTTGCATTTAGGTGTCTTGCTTTCCATAGCGACATGAGGCCTAGTATGATGGAAGTGGCAGAGGAGCTAGAACACATCAAGCGCAGTGGATGGGCATCCACCGAGGAAAATATGTGTCTAGCTTCATCAGTTGGGTCTGGTAACTCATCTCCTCGCAGAGGAAGTGACAAGTCACTGGGCGGTATTAAGTTGAATAAAGCAGGGCAAGGGAATGAGATATTGATCGTTACGCAGAAGACCGGAAGCTTTTTGAAATCAATGGAGGCAAAGGACAGCTCTCCTGTATCAGTGCAGGATCCTTGGTCAAGTGGACACAGCTCACCTTCAACAAACAGTTTGTTGGACAATGCAGTTCATTGA